The Longimicrobium sp. genome has a window encoding:
- a CDS encoding TolB family protein, which produces MTRILPLLVLPPMLLAGCQRAQSAEPSPPADTMGGSERRAMEGRIVFVSEREGNADVYVVDARGGKATRLIASQSADFPATVSPDGRAVLVVAVTGEGQQQSERLAVVPLDGSAARAIGPVSARVRAPSWSP; this is translated from the coding sequence ATGACCCGCATCCTTCCGCTTCTCGTGCTTCCGCCGATGCTGCTGGCAGGGTGCCAGCGCGCGCAGTCCGCCGAGCCGAGCCCCCCCGCCGACACCATGGGCGGGTCCGAGCGCCGGGCGATGGAGGGGCGTATCGTCTTCGTCTCCGAGCGGGAGGGCAACGCCGATGTGTACGTGGTGGATGCGCGGGGAGGGAAGGCGACGCGGCTGATCGCCAGCCAGTCCGCCGACTTTCCCGCCACCGTGTCGCCGGACGGGCGTGCGGTGCTGGTGGTGGCCGTCACGGGCGAGGGGCAGCAGCAGAGCGAGCGCCTGGCCGTGGTGCCGCTGGACGGGTCGGCCGCGCGGGCGATCGGGCCGGTGAGCGCGCGCGTGCGTGCGCCCAGTTGGTCGCCC
- a CDS encoding N-acetylmuramoyl-L-alanine amidase has protein sequence MGKLRSLAAALLAAAALSACADQPAAPLAEPSAAVPSGQLDTYFDDAAREFGVPPALLKSIGYVETRWQMVRGGVEFPGQEAAYGVMALRGDKLARGARLAGVTVQEAQGHPRANIRAAAALLSEWAEEARTARTDLAAWGPVVARYSGIKDVNGQAMYVHRDVYATLNRGVVGSSPSGNVLAAVMPVKVTAAFQFPEGDAQMAVAPDYPVAGTIWRPSPNYNARPTGDIGVVHMVIIHTCEGSYTSCWSWLTNTQAQASAHYVVNESGSEISQLVRESDRAWHIAATYDCSLNSSHECWRNGYSSNHFTVGIEHGGYASQTSFPVGQIDASAKLSCDISKGHGIPRDRYHYVAHGQLQPYNRTDPGPNWPWTDYMNRINSHCGATSAIIIDSNNTNNNASVAKYEVSANWSTGSSAGYYGTGYNFASTQAISDPATFWFYLPAAATRTIDAWWVAGTNRSTTTPYIAYNASGAEVGRVSVNQQANGGQWNAIGTWSFSAGWNKVQVSRWTTAGYVVIADAVRVR, from the coding sequence ATGGGCAAGCTCCGCTCACTGGCCGCGGCACTCCTCGCCGCCGCCGCGCTCTCGGCCTGCGCAGACCAGCCGGCCGCACCCCTCGCCGAACCCTCGGCGGCGGTGCCGTCGGGGCAGCTCGACACGTACTTCGACGATGCCGCGCGTGAGTTCGGCGTTCCGCCGGCGCTGTTGAAGTCCATCGGGTACGTGGAAACCCGCTGGCAGATGGTGCGGGGAGGCGTGGAGTTCCCCGGGCAGGAGGCCGCGTACGGCGTGATGGCGCTTCGCGGCGACAAGCTGGCGCGCGGCGCCCGGCTGGCGGGCGTGACGGTGCAGGAGGCGCAGGGCCATCCCCGGGCGAACATCCGGGCGGCGGCGGCGCTGCTCAGCGAGTGGGCCGAAGAGGCGCGCACGGCGCGGACGGACCTTGCCGCGTGGGGCCCGGTGGTGGCGCGCTACAGCGGCATCAAGGACGTGAACGGGCAGGCGATGTACGTGCACCGCGACGTGTACGCCACGCTCAACCGCGGCGTCGTGGGCTCGAGCCCCTCCGGCAACGTGCTGGCGGCGGTGATGCCGGTGAAGGTGACGGCGGCCTTCCAGTTCCCGGAAGGCGATGCGCAGATGGCGGTGGCCCCGGACTACCCCGTCGCGGGCACCATCTGGCGTCCGTCGCCCAACTACAACGCGCGCCCCACCGGCGACATCGGCGTGGTGCACATGGTGATCATCCACACCTGCGAAGGCAGCTACACCAGCTGCTGGAGCTGGCTGACCAACACGCAGGCACAGGCCAGCGCGCACTACGTCGTGAATGAAAGCGGCAGCGAGATCAGCCAGCTGGTGCGCGAGTCCGACCGCGCGTGGCACATCGCGGCCACCTACGACTGCTCGCTCAACAGCAGCCACGAGTGCTGGCGCAACGGATACAGCAGCAACCACTTCACGGTGGGCATCGAGCACGGTGGCTACGCTTCGCAGACCAGCTTCCCGGTGGGGCAGATCGACGCCTCGGCCAAGCTTTCCTGCGACATCAGCAAGGGCCACGGCATCCCCCGCGACCGCTACCACTACGTCGCGCACGGCCAGCTGCAGCCGTACAACCGCACCGATCCCGGCCCCAACTGGCCGTGGACCGACTACATGAACCGCATCAACTCGCACTGCGGCGCCACGTCGGCCATCATCATTGACAGCAACAACACCAACAACAACGCCTCGGTGGCCAAGTACGAGGTGTCGGCCAACTGGTCCACGGGCAGCAGCGCCGGCTACTACGGAACGGGCTACAACTTCGCTTCGACGCAGGCCATCAGCGACCCGGCGACCTTCTGGTTCTACCTGCCGGCCGCGGCCACCAGGACCATCGACGCCTGGTGGGTGGCGGGAACCAACCGCTCCACCACCACGCCGTACATCGCCTACAACGCCAGCGGCGCGGAAGTGGGCCGCGTGAGCGTGAACCAGCAGGCCAACGGCGGGCAGTGGAACGCCATCGGTACCTGGAGCTTCAGCGCGGGGTGGAACAAGGTGCAGGTGTCGCGCTGGACCACGGCGGGCTACGTGGTCATCGCCGACGCTGTTCGCGTCCGCTGA
- a CDS encoding Rad52/Rad22 family DNA repair protein has translation MVEIDFKALQDFFEPDAIEWRVQTAGEKNGRVWAICVPYVTNRAIQARLDDVVGPENWRNEFAPGPDGGVVCGLSVRVGGEWVTKYDGAENTDVEGVKGGLSGAMKRAAVQWGIGRYLYTLDETFARVHEGGRFRGKTRDGSSFRWDPPELPVEVLPASPRAPARAAPQTAPAPAGEHEAMLEFVRTVGPRVGDTAEIRMNRKARNLKDFVRENWAAIKEQPRIARAVVEAIEAATGTPFGQGTLTEQRQAA, from the coding sequence ATGGTGGAGATCGACTTCAAGGCGCTTCAGGATTTCTTCGAGCCCGACGCCATCGAGTGGCGGGTGCAGACGGCGGGCGAAAAGAACGGGCGCGTGTGGGCCATCTGCGTGCCCTACGTCACCAACCGCGCCATCCAGGCCCGGCTGGACGACGTGGTGGGGCCGGAGAACTGGCGCAACGAGTTTGCGCCCGGGCCCGACGGCGGCGTGGTCTGCGGCCTGTCGGTGCGCGTGGGCGGCGAGTGGGTCACCAAGTACGACGGCGCCGAGAACACCGACGTCGAGGGCGTGAAGGGCGGCCTTTCTGGCGCCATGAAGCGCGCCGCCGTGCAGTGGGGCATCGGACGCTACCTGTACACGCTCGACGAAACCTTCGCCCGCGTGCACGAGGGTGGCCGGTTCCGCGGCAAGACGCGGGACGGCTCGTCGTTCCGCTGGGACCCGCCCGAGCTGCCCGTGGAGGTGCTTCCCGCCAGCCCCCGCGCCCCCGCACGCGCCGCGCCCCAGACGGCGCCCGCACCCGCGGGCGAGCACGAGGCCATGCTGGAGTTCGTGCGCACCGTGGGCCCGCGCGTGGGCGACACCGCCGAGATCCGCATGAATCGCAAGGCGCGCAACCTCAAGGACTTCGTCCGCGAGAACTGGGCGGCCATCAAGGAGCAGCCGCGTATCGCCCGCGCCGTGGTCGAGGCGATCGAGGCCGCCACGGGAACGCCGTTCGGGCAGGGTACGCTCACGGAGCAACGGCAGGCTGCGTAG
- a CDS encoding ABC transporter ATP-binding protein, with protein sequence MKALKALVPYLRRYRLSIALGLLAVVAANGVAALSLEAIKHGVDALSEPGATRNTVARWAAISVGLALLTGLGRFWMREILNGTSRRVEADLRDDFFAHLLTLDASFYARHPTGEIMSRATNDIQAVRMVAGPAYMYLVNTLVFGVIAVVRMAWIDPWMTFISLVPMLLLPPVTVGFGRIIHDRFTRIQEQIGLLSTMAQENLAGQRIVKAYGQEAPQSARFRELSAEAMRRNVELARTSGLFYPSLGLLAGVAMAVALLVGGRAILAGRITIGDFVLFVLYLGQLAWPMIALGWVTNLFQRGAASMARVSEVLQAEPRVRDAPDAAAPEPVRGEIEFRGVSFRFPGADRDVLRDISFHVPAGSTVAVVGPTGSGKSTLVSLLARLFDPTTGTVTVDGVPVDRWPLARLRQAVALVPQDTFLFSASIEENLALGFDDADAASRLARVRAAAAVARLDETVSEFPGGYATVLGERGINLSGGQKQRAALARAVARDAPILVLDDALSAVDTHTEHEILDGLKQVFAGRTSVIVSHRVAAVMDADLILVLDDGRLAERGTHAELLRAGGLYAALQRRQMLEAQVEGDDLLAAASGGV encoded by the coding sequence ATGAAGGCGCTCAAGGCACTCGTTCCCTATCTCCGGCGCTATCGCCTCTCCATCGCGCTGGGGCTGCTGGCCGTCGTCGCCGCCAACGGCGTGGCCGCGCTCAGCCTGGAGGCCATCAAGCACGGGGTCGACGCGCTCAGCGAGCCGGGGGCCACCCGCAACACGGTGGCGAGGTGGGCCGCCATCTCCGTGGGGCTGGCCCTGCTGACGGGGCTGGGGCGCTTCTGGATGCGCGAGATCCTGAACGGCACCAGCCGCCGCGTGGAGGCCGACCTGCGCGACGACTTCTTCGCGCACCTGCTGACGCTGGACGCCTCGTTCTACGCCCGGCACCCCACGGGCGAGATCATGTCGCGGGCGACCAACGACATCCAGGCCGTGCGGATGGTGGCGGGCCCGGCGTACATGTACCTGGTCAACACCCTCGTCTTCGGGGTGATCGCGGTTGTGCGGATGGCGTGGATCGACCCCTGGATGACCTTCATCTCGCTGGTCCCCATGCTCCTGCTGCCGCCAGTGACGGTGGGCTTCGGGCGGATCATCCACGACCGCTTCACCCGCATCCAGGAGCAGATCGGCCTGCTGTCGACCATGGCGCAGGAGAACCTGGCCGGGCAGCGCATCGTCAAGGCGTACGGGCAGGAGGCGCCCCAGTCCGCGCGCTTCCGCGAGCTGTCGGCAGAGGCGATGCGGCGCAACGTGGAGCTGGCACGTACCTCGGGGCTCTTCTATCCCAGTCTGGGGCTGCTCGCCGGCGTGGCGATGGCCGTCGCGCTCCTGGTGGGCGGGCGCGCCATCCTGGCCGGGCGCATCACCATCGGCGATTTCGTGCTCTTCGTGCTGTACCTGGGGCAGCTCGCCTGGCCCATGATCGCCCTGGGCTGGGTGACCAACCTGTTCCAGCGCGGCGCCGCCTCCATGGCCCGCGTCTCGGAAGTGCTGCAGGCTGAGCCGCGGGTGCGGGACGCGCCCGACGCCGCGGCGCCGGAGCCCGTCCGCGGCGAGATCGAGTTCCGCGGGGTGTCGTTCCGCTTTCCCGGCGCCGACCGCGACGTGCTTCGCGACATCAGCTTCCACGTTCCCGCGGGCTCCACCGTGGCCGTGGTGGGGCCCACCGGCTCGGGCAAGTCTACCTTGGTGTCGCTGCTGGCGCGCTTGTTCGACCCCACCACCGGCACGGTGACGGTGGATGGCGTGCCGGTGGACCGCTGGCCCTTGGCGCGGCTGCGGCAAGCGGTGGCGCTGGTGCCGCAGGACACCTTTCTCTTCTCCGCCAGCATCGAGGAGAACCTGGCGCTGGGCTTCGACGACGCAGACGCCGCCAGCCGCCTGGCCCGCGTGCGCGCGGCGGCGGCCGTCGCACGGCTGGACGAGACGGTGTCGGAGTTTCCCGGCGGATACGCGACGGTGCTGGGGGAGCGGGGGATCAACCTTTCCGGCGGGCAGAAGCAGCGCGCGGCGCTGGCCCGCGCGGTGGCTCGCGACGCGCCCATCCTGGTGCTCGACGACGCGCTCTCGGCCGTGGACACGCATACGGAGCACGAGATCCTGGACGGGTTGAAGCAGGTTTTTGCGGGGCGCACCAGCGTCATCGTCAGCCACCGCGTGGCGGCGGTGATGGATGCCGACCTGATCCTGGTGCTGGACGACGGGCGGCTGGCGGAGCGCGGCACCCACGCCGAGCTGCTGCGTGCCGGCGGGCTGTACGCCGCCCTGCAGCGGCGCCAGATGCTGGAGGCGCAGGTGGAAGGCGACGATCTCCTTGCAGCCGCGTCAGGCGGGGTCTAG
- a CDS encoding HAMP domain-containing sensor histidine kinase, whose product MEDLHVHLQGDPGTAQRLREVLAREGFRVVEPPPEKPAGAIVVQVRANGINGASAEVEMEARVEELERSVLELRNLDVAKSQFLTNVSHELRTPLTAIVTYGEILRDGLLGEISARQRDAIESMIGSCRQLLAMIEEILTYARSTATTIDIRPGEFGLREMVAEVRRMNESLLDRKNLTFTVELGEGLPPVWADRDKVAHVLRNLMGNAIKFTPEGGWVKVQARAAPGQPGWLQIEVADNGIGIEPEHHELIFREFAQVDSSRARIHHGTGLGLSIARRFVELHGGRIWVESGLGEGSRFFFTLPSTEAVPAESETPRGVEGAAG is encoded by the coding sequence ATGGAAGACCTTCACGTTCACCTTCAGGGCGATCCCGGCACCGCGCAGCGCCTGCGCGAGGTGCTGGCCCGCGAGGGGTTTCGCGTCGTGGAGCCGCCCCCGGAAAAACCGGCGGGCGCCATCGTCGTGCAGGTGCGCGCCAACGGCATCAACGGCGCCAGCGCCGAAGTGGAGATGGAGGCGCGGGTAGAGGAGCTGGAGCGCAGCGTGCTGGAGCTGCGCAACCTGGACGTGGCCAAGTCGCAGTTCCTGACCAACGTTTCGCACGAGCTGCGCACGCCCCTCACCGCCATCGTCACCTACGGCGAAATCCTCCGCGACGGCCTGCTGGGCGAAATCTCCGCCCGCCAGCGCGACGCCATCGAGTCGATGATCGGCTCGTGCCGGCAGCTGCTGGCGATGATCGAGGAAATTCTCACCTACGCGCGCTCCACCGCCACCACCATCGACATCCGCCCCGGCGAGTTCGGCCTGCGGGAGATGGTGGCCGAGGTGCGGCGGATGAACGAGTCGCTGCTCGACCGCAAGAACCTCACGTTCACCGTGGAGCTGGGTGAGGGATTGCCGCCGGTGTGGGCGGACCGCGACAAGGTGGCCCACGTGCTGCGCAACCTGATGGGCAACGCCATCAAGTTCACCCCCGAGGGCGGGTGGGTGAAGGTGCAGGCCCGCGCGGCGCCGGGGCAGCCGGGATGGCTGCAGATCGAGGTGGCCGACAACGGGATCGGCATCGAGCCCGAGCACCACGAGCTGATCTTCCGCGAGTTCGCGCAGGTGGATTCGTCGCGCGCCCGCATCCATCACGGCACCGGGCTGGGGCTTTCCATCGCCCGCCGCTTCGTGGAGCTGCACGGCGGCCGCATCTGGGTGGAAAGCGGGCTGGGTGAGGGGAGCCGCTTCTTCTTCACCCTTCCCTCCACCGAGGCGGTTCCGGCGGAAAGCGAAACGCCCCGCGGGGTAGAGGGTGCGGCCGGGTGA
- a CDS encoding response regulator transcription factor, translating into MSVRSILLVEDSEAIRTAFTILLEDAGYQVMGAGTGGEALRMAGEHAPDLVLLDMGLPDMSGLDVVRRLKADSATMAIPVVALTGRDEDADRQACLAAGCAAYLVKPVDTQRLVRDLPGFMTASPAA; encoded by the coding sequence GTGAGCGTTCGGAGCATCCTTCTGGTCGAAGACAGCGAAGCCATCCGCACCGCCTTCACCATCCTGCTGGAAGACGCCGGGTACCAGGTAATGGGCGCCGGGACGGGTGGCGAGGCGCTGCGCATGGCCGGCGAGCACGCGCCCGACCTGGTGCTGCTGGACATGGGGCTCCCCGACATGTCCGGGCTGGACGTGGTCCGCCGCCTCAAGGCCGATTCGGCGACGATGGCCATCCCCGTCGTGGCCCTCACGGGCCGCGACGAGGACGCCGACCGGCAGGCGTGTCTGGCCGCGGGCTGCGCCGCCTACCTGGTGAAGCCCGTGGACACCCAGCGCCTGGTGCGCGACCTCCCCGGCTTCATGACCGCATCCCCCGCGGCCTGA
- a CDS encoding sensor histidine kinase, with product MKDAQAHALARGGGEHLLIAEDDVSAARVLRMILEQAGYRVTVAADGLTAIRFLEEQGAPDMLLLDWMLPGVSGLEICHYARQRWDALRLPVLMVTAKTDPESVYAAFDAGASDYVTKPFRGAELRARIQSHLRTRRLWEERQHMEEHLAERDKLFTLGLLSGSVAHDLNNPLAVISAHAQLLQRRATDAQMADQLREIVDAVDRCTHIVGDMLNFARRHPAERYPVDVGGVVTTTLGMREKKLRTTGVELQVQVPDDLPAVSGDRHQLQQVFLNVVVNAEQALAESGRTLRVTARADHLADPAVVLEFWNDGPPIPADQLPRIFDPLFTTKPGDEGTGLGLFICRRIVREHGGHLDVSSGDEGTAFTVRLPALQE from the coding sequence GTGAAGGACGCACAGGCCCACGCGCTGGCGCGCGGCGGCGGCGAGCACCTGCTGATCGCCGAGGACGACGTGTCCGCCGCGCGCGTGCTGCGGATGATCCTGGAGCAGGCGGGATATCGGGTGACCGTGGCGGCCGACGGCCTCACGGCCATCCGGTTCCTGGAAGAGCAAGGCGCCCCCGACATGCTGCTGCTGGACTGGATGCTGCCGGGGGTGTCGGGGCTGGAGATCTGCCACTACGCCCGCCAGCGGTGGGACGCGCTGCGCCTGCCCGTGCTGATGGTGACGGCCAAGACCGACCCCGAAAGCGTGTACGCGGCCTTCGACGCGGGCGCCAGCGACTACGTGACCAAGCCCTTCCGCGGGGCCGAGCTGCGCGCCCGCATCCAGTCGCACCTGCGCACGCGGCGGCTGTGGGAAGAGCGGCAGCACATGGAGGAGCACCTGGCCGAGCGCGACAAGCTGTTCACGCTGGGGCTGCTGTCGGGGAGCGTGGCGCACGACCTGAACAACCCGCTGGCGGTGATCAGCGCACATGCGCAGCTGCTTCAGCGCCGCGCGACGGACGCGCAGATGGCCGACCAGCTGCGCGAGATCGTGGATGCGGTGGATCGCTGCACCCACATCGTGGGCGACATGCTTAACTTCGCGCGGCGGCACCCGGCGGAGCGCTACCCGGTGGACGTGGGTGGTGTGGTGACGACGACGCTGGGGATGCGCGAGAAGAAGCTGCGGACCACCGGCGTGGAACTGCAGGTGCAGGTTCCGGATGACCTGCCGGCCGTCAGCGGCGACCGGCACCAGCTTCAGCAGGTGTTCCTGAACGTGGTGGTGAACGCCGAGCAGGCGCTGGCGGAGAGCGGGCGCACGCTGCGCGTCACCGCCCGCGCGGATCATCTGGCCGACCCCGCGGTAGTGCTGGAGTTCTGGAACGATGGGCCGCCCATCCCGGCCGACCAGCTTCCCCGCATCTTCGATCCCCTGTTCACCACCAAGCCTGGGGACGAGGGCACGGGGCTGGGGCTCTTCATCTGCCGCCGCATCGTCCGCGAGCACGGCGGGCACCTGGACGTCAGCAGCGGCGACGAGGGCACGGCGTTTACGGTGCGCCTTCCGGCACTGCAGGAGTAG
- a CDS encoding HD domain-containing protein, whose amino-acid sequence MHSRTDPTREFEVVRDPLWNTIRLDATAVRIIDTPQFQRLRHIRQLGLAYLVYPGAVHTRFDHALGVYHLARTALTFLGDRGELESVDPVDCRLAPYAALLHDVGHYPFSHALEELGEELVSSDHEELAERFLCAEPIRGTLEALAPDAPARIADMIRGRSESPLQGLVSGSLDLDKIEYLRRDARFCGVPYGEVDVDRLLHAITILPDPHTGRAEVGIHEKGLSALESLLFSKYQMFRNVYWHHAVRSATALYKRLVHDALRGGVIGAEELVGQSDERLMTILELRAAEMDDPAARRVADRWIPAVRRRRLPKRALEVPAEALRGMAGDAWVASDGELRSALEARLAGELGLDEGCVLVDYPEKPRMLGLDLLLLRRSGAVQRLTETGRAGLIGLPQVSHDLYLSARAFRVFTMERREIAPDCLMPLLAMDAEAARARLAQPEPLL is encoded by the coding sequence ATGCATTCCCGCACCGATCCCACGCGCGAGTTCGAGGTCGTTCGCGACCCGCTCTGGAACACCATCCGGCTGGACGCCACGGCGGTCCGGATCATCGACACGCCCCAGTTCCAGCGGCTGCGCCACATCCGGCAACTGGGCCTGGCGTACCTGGTGTACCCCGGCGCCGTGCACACGCGCTTCGACCACGCCCTGGGCGTGTACCACCTTGCCCGGACGGCGCTGACGTTCCTGGGCGACCGGGGCGAACTGGAAAGCGTGGACCCGGTGGACTGCCGCCTGGCGCCCTACGCGGCGCTGCTTCACGACGTGGGGCACTACCCATTCTCGCACGCGCTGGAGGAGCTGGGTGAAGAACTGGTGAGCAGTGACCACGAGGAGCTGGCGGAGCGGTTCCTGTGCGCCGAGCCCATCCGCGGCACGCTCGAGGCCCTGGCCCCCGATGCCCCGGCGCGCATTGCCGACATGATCCGCGGCCGGTCGGAGTCGCCGCTGCAGGGGCTGGTGTCGGGGAGCCTGGACCTGGACAAGATCGAGTACCTTCGCCGCGACGCGCGCTTCTGCGGCGTGCCGTACGGCGAAGTGGACGTCGACCGGCTGCTGCACGCCATCACCATCCTCCCCGATCCCCACACCGGGCGCGCCGAGGTGGGCATCCACGAGAAGGGCCTGTCCGCGTTGGAATCGCTGCTCTTTTCCAAGTACCAGATGTTCCGCAACGTCTACTGGCACCACGCCGTTCGCTCGGCGACGGCGCTGTACAAGCGGCTGGTGCACGACGCACTGCGGGGCGGGGTGATCGGGGCCGAGGAGCTGGTGGGCCAGTCCGACGAGCGGCTGATGACCATATTGGAGCTGCGCGCGGCCGAGATGGACGATCCCGCCGCGCGGCGGGTGGCGGACCGATGGATCCCCGCTGTGCGCCGCCGCCGGCTTCCCAAGCGCGCGCTGGAAGTGCCGGCGGAGGCGCTGCGGGGGATGGCGGGGGATGCGTGGGTCGCGTCCGACGGGGAGCTGCGGAGCGCGCTGGAGGCCCGCCTGGCGGGCGAGCTGGGACTGGACGAGGGATGCGTGCTGGTGGACTACCCCGAAAAGCCGCGGATGCTGGGGCTGGACCTTTTGCTGCTCCGGCGCTCCGGCGCGGTGCAGCGCCTGACGGAAACCGGGCGTGCGGGGCTGATCGGCCTGCCGCAGGTGTCGCACGACCTTTACCTGAGCGCCCGGGCCTTTCGCGTGTTCACCATGGAGCGCAGGGAGATTGCCCCCGACTGCCTGATGCCGCTGCTGGCGATGGACGCGGAAGCCGCGCGTGCCCGCCTGGCCCAGCCGGAGCCGCTGCTGTGA
- a CDS encoding DUF5615 family PIN-like protein — MAEPRGLTFLFDENMPQRLATAMRTHMGEQTTHVYDEFGRDGVVDPEVLRYVGENGWFLVSRDRRILRRAPERALIEQFGTGAFFLKDSLDDFCSIARALIHNWPEIKRIARGRDRPFVFLIRERGIVRLENRHIR; from the coding sequence ATGGCAGAGCCGCGCGGCCTGACGTTTCTCTTCGACGAGAACATGCCGCAGCGGCTCGCCACCGCCATGCGCACGCACATGGGGGAGCAGACCACCCACGTGTATGACGAGTTCGGGCGAGACGGCGTTGTGGATCCCGAGGTGCTGAGGTACGTGGGCGAGAACGGGTGGTTCCTGGTCAGCCGCGACCGCCGCATCCTGCGCCGCGCCCCGGAGCGCGCGCTGATCGAGCAGTTCGGGACCGGCGCCTTCTTCCTGAAGGACAGCCTTGACGATTTCTGCTCCATCGCGCGGGCGCTGATCCACAACTGGCCGGAGATCAAGCGCATCGCCCGCGGCCGGGACCGGCCGTTCGTCTTCCTGATTCGCGAGAGGGGTATCGTGCGCCTGGAGAACCGCCACATCCGGTGA